The segment CTGCCGCGCCTACGGCCTGCCGCTGGTCAACCCGATCCGCCCGGACGGCACCTTCGCCCCGCAGACCGCCCTGGTCGGCGGCCGGTTCTTCAAGGACGCCGACCCCCTGCTCGTCGCCGACCTGAGCGAACGCGGCCTGCTGTTCCGCGCCGAGCAATATCAGCACAGCTACCCGCACTGCTGGCGCTGCCACACGCCGCTGATCTACTACGCGCAGCCGTCGTGGTACGTGCGCACCACCGCGGTCCGCGACGACCTGCTCCGCGAGAACGAGCGCACCAACTGGCAGCCCGCGACGATCAAGCATGGACGGTACGGCGACTGGCTGGTCAACAACGTCGACTGGGCGCTGTCCCGGTCCCGTTACTGGGGCACTCCCCTGCCGATCTGGCGCTGCCCGGAGAACCACCTGACCTGTGTCGGCTCCCTCGCCGAGCTGGGCGAGCTGGCCGGCCGGAATCTGTCCGCCCTGGACCCGCACCGCCCGTTCGTCGACGACGTCACCCTGACCTGTCACTGCGGCGCCACCGCGAACCGCGTCCCGGAGGTGATCGACGCCTGGTACGACTCCGGCGCCATGCCGTTCGCCCAGTTCGGCTACCCGCACCGGAACCGGGAGTTGTTCGAGAAGAGCTATCCGGCCCAGTTCATCTGCGAGGCGATCGACCAGACCCGCGGCTGGTTCTACACGCTGATGACCGTCGGCACGATCGTTTTCGGTCGCTCGGCGTACGAGAACGTGGTCTGCCTCGGGCACATCCTGGCCGAGGACGGCCGCAAGATGTCCAAGCACCTCGGCAACATCCTCGAGCCGATCCCGCTGCTGGAGCAGCACGGCGCGGACGCCGTCCGGTGGTACATGGCCGCGGCCGGTTCGCCCTGGTCAGCGCGGCGGGTCGGGCACGCCACCCTGCAGGAGGTGGTGCGCAAGACCCTGCTGACGTACTGGAACACCGTTGCGTTCCAGGCGCTCTACGGGCGTACCTCGCAATGGTCCCCGTCCGCGGCCGACCCCGCCGCGGCCGACCGCCCGGTCCTGGACCGCTGGGTCCTCTCCGAGCTCAACCTGCTGGTGGGCCGGGTCGACGCGGCCATGGCCGCGTTCGACACGCAGGAGGCCGGGCGGCAGCTCGCGGCCTTCATCGACGATCTCTCCAATTGGTACGTGCGGCGCAGCCGCCGCCGTTTCTGGCGCGGCGACCCGGCGGCGCTGGCGACCCTGCACGAAGCGTTGCGCACCGTGACGCTGCTGCTCGCGCCGATCGTCCCGTTCATCACCGAGCGCGTCTGGCAGGACCTGGTCGTCGCCGTCGACCCCACCGCCCCCACGTCGGTGCACCTGGCCGACTACCCGGCCGCCGACGAGACGCTGATCGACCCGGCCCTCGGCGAGCAGGTCACGCTCACCCGGCGCCTGGTCGAACTCGGTCGCACGGCCCGCGCCGAATCCGGCGTCAAGATCCGTCAGCCGCTGTCCCGGTCGCTCGCCTCGGCGCCCGGCTTCGCCGCACTGGACCCGGAACTGATCGCCGAGATCGCCGCGGAACTCAACGTGGCCGCCGTGCTTCCGGTCAGCGACTCCGCGGAGTCGCTGGTGGACACCACCGCAAAAGCCAATTTCCGTACGCTCGGCAAGCGCTTCGGCAAACAGGTGCAGGCCGTCGCCCGGGCGATCGCCGAAGCGGACGCCGCAGCGCTCAACCGCGATCTGGCCGCCGGTACCGCCACGGTCCTGGTCGACGGCTCGCCGGTCACGCTGTCCACCGACGAGGTGATCATCACCGAGACACCGCGGGAAGGCTGGGCCGTCGCCTCCGAGGCCGGCGCGAGCCTGGCCCTCGACCTGCACCTCACCCCTTCGCTGCGGCGGGCCGGCCTGGCCCGCGAAGCGATCCGGCTGATCCAGGACGCCCGCAAGTCCACCGGCCTGGAGGTTACCGACCGCATCGAGCTGCACTACGAGTCGGCGGACGAGCAGGTCACCGCCGCCCTCACCGAACATGCGGCTCTGGTGGCCGACGAGGTCCTCGCGACGAGTTTCGCCGCCGGCAGGCCGGCCTGGGCGCAACAGGCCCACACCGGCTTGAGCCTGACGTTCTGGCTACGCCGGGCAGAAACCCCCTGATCGGGATAATCCACACCGCATTATTTGCTGGTAGACAAGTATCGTGCTCGACAGACACTTCGCCATCGCCACAGACCCGGTGCGCGTCGGCGACGACGAGGTGACGACATCGCGGATCCGGCTCGCCGGAGACCTCGACATAGCCACCCGCGACGACTTGCGCGCCGCCCTGCTCGCCGTCATCGAGGCCGGCGAGTGCGCCCGCCTGCTGGTGGACCTCCGGCAGGTGCGCTTCATCGACTCGGAGGCGCTGAGCGCCCTCATCGAGGGCTACCTCGCCGCCGAAAAGGCCGGCATCGCCTTCCACCTCGTCGAGGCGCGCGGCATCGTGGAACGGGTCCTCACGGTGGTCGGCCTCGACCACCTGTGCGGCCCCACCTGAAGCCGCATGCCCGACCGAGGCCGCAAGCCCGGCCGAGGCCGCAAGCCCGGCCGAGGCCGCAAGCCCGGCCCGGTCAAGGACGCCGGCCGGTCCGGCGACAGCGCGACCGGGCCGCCACCGGGTCACCGGTGGCGGCGCAAACCGTCCCATTCCCGGCGGGCGTCCAGCATCTGCCCGAGCGCCTCGTGCAGCTCGCGCAGCACCGCGACGTCGACCGCAGTCCAGTCCCGCACCTTGACGTCGCGCCCGGGATCGATCGGCACCCCGCGCGCGAGCAACGTGGCGTAGGCGCGCACGAACCGCCGGGCCGCAGCCACATACCGGCTACGAGCCAACGGCGCCTGCCGCTCCGGCCGCGTGTTCCCCACCGCGTCATCGTACGCATGTTCGGATCTTGGCCTCCGACCAGCACACCTGCAGTCAGGTAGGGGCCCGATGCGTGTCCCACAGGAGGCTTGTCACGACCTGACGGTCCATTCGCGTGATCTCAGCCGTCTGCTGAATGCTGAAGGACATGACGCAGCACAGAAAGTAGACCGCTTTCCCCTCGGTCGACCAGCTTGCCACCGACGGCGCTTTCTCGATCTCTCCCATGATCGAGGCCGGATCCTCAAACGCCTCTCGCCACACCGGGACGATCTCCCGCAGCGCGAAATGTGCGACCGCTCGATACTGGTCTGTGCGGGTGGGCACCATGCGCGGCCCGAATTTCGCCAGAAACTTGTCCACCACTGGCCCAGCCCTGCGTCCGGGTGGCATGCGCTTCGCGAGATAGCCCTCCAGATATCCGCGAAGTGCTCTGACCCGCGCCTCATCTACTCGGAACTCGTAGCCGTCGGGACCGCGGGTCACCGAGTTCCGCACCACATGATCGCGCCACTTGGCCGGCCACGCCGTGGTCCGAGACCACCTGATCCCTTCGAACGGAACCCCGCGCAGATCAACAGCACCGAGATCTTTCCCGGAGAAGTCGGCCAGCAACGTCTCGAATTCGGTGAACCCGGCGTGGACCGACCGCAGACCCAACCTCCCGGCCAGCTCCCGCACGCCCCTGATCCGCGGCATGGTTTCCGAATCAAAGGCCAACGCGCCATCGATCTCCGCCCGCAGTTGGATCATGGCCGGAGCTGCCCGGCCGGGCCCGCCGCAGCGTGCCATCGCCGCGTCCACATCGCGGCGCGCGATCAGAAACATGCACGCGAAAGTAGACATGCATTCGCAGACCGGCGCTGCGGCGAGAGCCGGCACGGCGGCGTGAGTGCGAAGCTCGACCAGTTCAGCCACCCGGCGCGACGCCACCCGATCCAGGATCTCCCGGAATCCACCCGAGCCGGCCCGGAGAACCGGCAGCCTACGCATGATCGGTCCGCGTGCCGACTGCCGCAGGAGATCGCCGATCCGGCCCACCAGTTCGTCATCGCAGTGCTCACGATGGTGGTAGGCGCCGGCCGCGATCAGCTTCCGCGCCGCCTGCTGGGCCGTCTGGTACGGCACGCCGAGGCGTTCGGCCACGGTTGCGATGCGCTTCCGGCGGCTGCTATTGCTCATCGCTGCCGTCCGCTGTCTTCCCCAAGGCGGACCGGCTCCACTCGATGAGCCGATCCAGCACGTCGTTGGCGAACATCCCGTAACGATGCGGGCTGATGAGCCCGCCGATCGCGACGATCGGCACCAGCGCGACCGCCACGACGACGATGACGACATGCGGAATCAGAATGCCCAGCGGACGGCCGCAAGACCCTTCGACCGCGCAACGGATCAGGTCCGGGTGATCCTGCGGTAAGGCTCTCGTGGAGCCGCGAGAAAGCTAACAACCCAGCGGCCCGGCACGCAACGAAAGTCACCCGTGGCGCGCGTGTCGGTGCCGACGGAAGGTGAACCGGGTGGCGTCGCGGGGGAACTCGGTCCAGGCCAGCACCCGGGACGGGGTCAGCAGCCACAGCTCGGCGGTGTAGGCCTCGGGTGGGGCCGCGTAGCCGTACTTCGTCTTGGACAGCGCGGCCAACTCGCGCGCCTGCGAGGCGGTCGGCGTGGTCAGGCCCGCGGTGCCCTCCACGATGACGGCCCGGGCGCCGTCCTCCACGTGGGCCGCGGCGGCGCCGTCGGCGAGCAGGTTGCGGTGGTGGACGGTGGCCGTGCTGCCGCCGAACCACAGCGCGTCATCGACCCACAGGCCGTCGGTGGGCACGATGTGCGGGCGGCCGTCCGGCCGGACCGTCGCCAGCCAGTAGCGGGGCGCCGAGGCCAACCGGGCGGACACGTCCGCCCAGGCCAGCAGCCGGTCCGGCGGGCGGCCGTAGTCGTCCGGCAGAGTCATCGGTACGGCCACCGGCGGCGATGCGGTCATGGGTCATGCTCCCACGGCCAGTCGCCGCGCGTATTCGTCGTCGGGCGCGATATCGTCGACCGCCTGACGGGCAGCGTCCTGCTCGCCGCGGGCCCGCAGCAGGCGGATCAGCAGGTAGAGCGCGGTCCGGTCACCGGAAGCAGCGCGGGCTCGCAGGTCGTCGGCGCGGCCTTCCTCGTGCAGTTGCCGGTCGAGGCGCCGGCGTGCCCGGGCGTCATTGGTCGCCAGCGCGGCGAGTTCGTCGAGTCGCCCAGCGCGGGCCAGCGCGTCCAGATATCCGTAGTAGGCCTGGTGAAGTGTGCCGTCCAGGTCGTCCACGACCTCGGGGAACCGGGCGCCGGTGACCGACGCGAACAGATCGACCGCAGCCGCGTAGTCGCCTCGCTCTCTGGCCCGGTCGGCGGCGGCGAGGATGGAGAACGGCGGCTGCAGGCGGTGATCCAGCTCGGAGATCTTGATCAGCGCCGCGGCCTTGTCGTCGTGGACCTTGCTGCGGGGCCAGCGCGACCGGTCGGAGTCGGTCTCCTCGACGCCGTGCACGTGGTCGGCGAGTGCCTGCACACCTTCGGCCGCGACCAGTTCGAAGATGCCGTACCAGTGCGGGAACCCGTTGACCGCGTAACGGTCGACGACGTCGGCCACCCCGTCGGTCATCAGCAGGACGGCGTCGACCTCAGCACGCGGCCAGCTGCGCACGACGGCTTCGTGGGCGGCAGCCGGGTCGGCCTCGGCGATCCAGTACCCGCCGGGGCGGTTGCGCAGCGCACGCTGGGCGGCCTGCAGCTCGATCATGAGCCGGGTGAGCTCGTCCCCGGTCGGGCATCGCGCCTGGAGGGCGGCACGCTGTGAGGCCGCGATCGGGTCGAGGCGGTCGTCGTAGACGCGATGGGCGCGCTGGTCGCGGGTGTAGACGATCGCGGTGGAGTCGCCGAGCGTCAGTACCTCGATCGTCTCCTCGGTCCAGCGGCAGATCAGCACGGTCGACGACGGGGCGTCACCAGGCATGAGCTGCGTGCGGGCGACGACGGCCCGGATGGCGTCGGCGAGGTGCGCGGTCAGGGGCAGGTCGTCCGGGCGTCGCAGGCATCGGGCGAGCTCGGCGGCGAGCTGATCGGCATACCAGCCGCCGTCCCGTTCCTCCGGGACCCACGACGAGGCGCCGTCGAGCACGATCACGGCGTCGTCCAGGACGACGATGCGGTCCTGGGTCGGAGTGCCGGCCGAGCCGGACCGGTGGCCGGTCTCGATGCGTACGGTCACTACTGGAAACTCTCCTTCGAGAATGAAACCCTGAGGCATGACCACCAGTCGGAAGATCCCGCTCTCCTGCCGGCTCAACCTGCGTCATCAGTGGCGGACCCGCAGCACCGAGGACGGCAATCGGTGGAAGGCGTGCGCCCACTGCGACCGGATGAAGGAAACCACGAACATCGACGTCCACCTGTTCCACTGACGACCGTCACCATTCGACGCGGACGTCGCCGAATGAGAGGCGCTCCAGCTTCTCGGCCTGCGCGACCGCGTCTTCGTGCGCCGCGGCCAGCACGTCAGCGGGCTGCCCGCGCAGCTCGTCGCCGATGATCGGCGGGCCGTATCCGAGTCCGCGCTGCCGGATCCGCTCGCGCAGCTGATCCGGGCCCGCGTGCAGCCGGTAGACGGTGATGCGCGCCGCGGGCAGCGCGTCGCGGTAGAGCTTCAGCTGGTCCGGGTTCTCGATCCGGCCGACAACAACGAGTCGCTGTGCACCGTACGCCGAGAAGTTTGTATGGACAGCGGCCAGATTGGCCGCCTTGAGCCGATGATCGTGGCCGAAGCCGATCTGCTGGAGGTCGACGAATCCGGTGGTGTGGCCGTCCCGCCGGAACCGCTCGGCAAGCTCCCATCCGAACGTCGACTTGCCGACCGCGGGCGCCCCGCAGACAAAGATGATCTCCCCCGGCGTCGCAGCCGGTTGCGGCCAGTCGCCCGGCTGCCGGGACGGGCAGAACGGCCACCGCTCGCGGACCTCGGCGAGCACATCAGCCGCAGTGCGCCCGGTGGTGTCCAGGACGGGATACGGCAAGCCGCTGCGGTCGAGCACGACTCCCGCCCGCAGCGCGGCTTCGCGCTCTTCACCAGGGCGGGCCCGGTCCACCAGGCGCCGGCGGTGTTCAGGCTGGTCGCAGCGCAACCGCAGTACAGTGAGCTCAACCCCGGTCAGGTGCTCGGTATGGATGCCGCGGTGCGAGTCGATGTAGCCGGAGACGATCAGGCTGGTCGCGCCGGCCGCCGCGTAGTTGGCCGCCACCTGCCCGAGGATGCGCGCCTCGAGGATCGTGCGGCCGGGGTCGGACGGGATCTCCGGGTAGCACATGCCCAGCTGGTCGATGTCGACGTGAGCGGCGCCGGGCCGCTCGTTGAACAACTCCCACGCGATGGTGGACTTCCCGACGCCGGACGGGCCGCACAACCAGAGCACCGGAAAACGGTCAAGCATCGGGATCCCTCAGTGAGGTGGGCGAGATCAGGGGTTGCAGCAGGGCGTCGCCGATGATGCCCCGCGGCCGCCGGACGACGCCGGCGAGCAGGTCGGCGACCTGGACCCGCGGGTCGTCGCGGGAGTCGACCATCACCAGCCCGGCCAGCGGCGACACGCCCGCCGGACCGGTCAGTGCCTGTTTCAGGCGGGTCAGCCGGTCGGCGGTGAGCGCGCTCTGCTCGTCGTGGAAGACCAGCACCTGCCGCTGCCCGCCGCTCCAGAACAGCACGGTTTCGGCCAGCGCCGGCAGCAGCGGCTCCAGCGGGGGCGGAATCGTACGGTCGTCGCGGTCGAGCCTGGTCAGCACCGCCCACACCACGCCCGGATCGAGGGCGTCCAGGACGGGCTCCCCCAGACCGTGCCGGGCCAGCGCGTCGCGGGCCTGGAAGAAGCGGTCCACACCGGGCTGAGCCGGCGGCCTGCGTTTGATCCGGACCAGGTCGACGAAGGCCGCCAGGAACTCGTCCCAGTCGTTTCCGGCCGCGCGCCCGGCCCGGTACAGCGCGAGGGCGGCCGGCCGGCGATCCAGCGCCAGCCGGGTGCCGGCCGCATACGACGGCTCACTCAGCAGCAGGTCGACGATCCGGGTGACCAGGAAGAACTCCTTGTCGACCAGATAGACCTGCGCCCGGCCGCGGAGCGCGGTCAGGAACCACTCCAGCGCCTCACCCGCGCGCGGCCGGCGCAGGAACTGCCCGGACTTCAGCTCGTGCGGCGAGAACCGGAAGCCGGACCGCAGCTCGGTGATCAACTCGACGGCCTCGGGCCCGCTCAGGTCGACGCTCGCGTGCGTGATCACCGGCGTGGCCGGATCGAGCAGATTGGAGCCGGAGAACCCCGACTCGTCGCACGCGATCTCCACGACCGCGCCGGCCACCGCGCCCGTCGGCGGCAACCCACCCTGCAGCGGCGACCTCACCCGAGCATGGTCGCCCTCGGCACGTTCATCGAACAACCGCATTTCGTACGGGCGACGCAGCGAGATTGAACGTGATCACCCCACCGACGATGAGCGCCAGCGCGGTGCTGATCCCGACCGTGATCGGCTCGCCGAACAGTGGGACGGCCAGCAGTGTGGTGAGCACCGGGCTGATCGCGCCGGTCACCGCCGGAATGCTGCTGCCGAGCCGGCGGACCGCGTACGCGTAGCTCAACGTCGACAGGATGCCGGTTCCGACGCCCTGCAGGACCGCGAACAGCGCGATGTTCGACGCCGGCGCGGCGCCCCAGGCTCGACGGCAGCACTCCGGTCGCGGCCAGGACGACGGCGGCCAGCGCGGACGGAACGCAGACGACCAGGACGAGGCTGACCAGATCCAGCGCGGTGGAGCGCAGCGCGATCGTGTAGATCGCCCACGCGCACCCGGCGGCCAGCAGCACACCGATCCCGGCGAGCGTGGCCGCCGAGGTCGTCAGCACGGCGGCCGCCACCACCCCGGAGACGATCGCGGCCAGCGCGACCGCCCGCTGCCGGCCGACCCGCTCGTGCCGCCACCCGGCCAGGATGAGCGCCACGAACAGCGGCACCGATCCGGGCAGCAACAGGCCGACGAGCGCCGCCGAGGTCAGGCTGCCGCCCAGCGCGGAGAGCAGGAAATGCGGCAGCCCGGCCAGGCAGAGCGCGGCGACGAGGCCGGCGCGCTCGCGGCGTGCCGCCCGGATCGCCCGCGGCAACCACGGCGCCAGCAGGATCACCGGTGTCACGAATCGCAGGATCGCCGCGTCGACGGGCATCAGGCCGGACCCGCCGATCCCGCGGATGGTGAGCGCGAACGACGCCCACAACAGCACAGCCGTCGCGAGCGCCGCGACGGCACGAACAGGTCGTCCCATAGGGGCAAGGCTAGGAAGTACGGTGGGGCATGCGATTGCTAGTTATGCCACGGACATGGCCATGAGTGGCAGAATCTGCCACATGATCGCCTTGGACAGCATCGACCGCCGGATTCTGCTGGAACTGCAGAAGGACGGCCGGCTCACCAACCAGGAGCTGGCCGACCGGATCGGGCTCTCGCCGTCGCCGTGCCTGCGGCGGGTCCGGCAACTGCAGGAGTCCGGGGTGATCGAGCGCTACACCGCGGTGGTGTCGCCGAAGGCGCTCGGCCTGTCGATCACCGCCTTCGCGCGCCTGACCCTGCTCTCGCACGCCTCGCCGGTCGTCGACGAGGTCGAGGAGCGACTGCGGGCGATCCCCGAGGTGGTCGAGGCCTACCTGCTCGCCGGCGACGACGACTACCTCGTCAAGATCGTCATCAAGTCGTTCGAGGACTACGAGGATCTGCTGCGCCGCGAGATCCGGTCGATCCCGTCGCTCGCCTCGATCAAGACGACGTTCGCCTTCGCCGTCACCAAGCCGCAGTCCCCGCTGCCCATGCCGTGAGCCCGGTCAGCGCACCGCGCCCAGCTGTTTGACGTGCTTGAGCACCGGCGCCGACTCGATGCGCTCGACCCCGTCGAGCGAGCCGAGCCGCTCGGTCACGTAGCGGTAGAACGCCGGCATGTCCGGGCAGACCGCAGTCACCTGCAGGTTGGTCGGGCCGGTGGTCGCGGCGGCGAAGACCACCTCCTCGTGCTCGGCCAGCACGGCGCCGACCGAGGCCACCCGTGACGGCGCGACCGACAGCCACAGCACCACCGCGGCCCGGAACCCGAACAGCTCCGGCTCGATCTCCACGTCGGTGTAGAGCGACCCCGAGCCGAGCAGCTCCTGCACCCGCCGGCGCACGGTCGACTCCGGCCAGCCGGTCGCCGCGGCGAGCTCGGTGTAGCTGAGCCGGCCGTCCCACGACAGCGCCTCGACCAGCGCCGCGTCGGCGCCGGTGAGCCGCGCCGCCCCCGGTGGACCGGCCGGCCAGCGCGGGGTCAGGGCTTCGATCTGCCCGGCGGTGAGCGCGTCGTCGCGGCGGTCCGGGCCGACCGCGCCACCGACGTACTGGTGGATCACGCAATACGCGGTCACCGCGACCAGGCGCGGTGTGCGCGGCAGTTTCTGCAGCAGCAGCGACTCACGATCCGCAGTCGCCGGAACGCGTACGCTGCACGCGATCTCGGTCCCGCCGGACATGATCGCCACCCACCCGGTGTCCGGGCGGCGGGCCAGCGCCCCGGCGATCGGCACCGCGGCGTCCGGCGCCGCGCTCAGGCGGAGCGTCCACATCTCGTACCCCAGCTCGATGGCATTGGGCAGCCCCACCACCCGCAGCCCCGCCTCCTCGCGCAACCGGCGATAGCGCCGGGCGACCGTCTGGTCGGAGACGCCGAGCACCGTACCGATCTCGCGGTAACCGGCCCGGCCGTTGATCCGCAGCGCGTGCGTCACCTGCCGGTCCAGCTCGTCGATTTCCACCATCCGAGCCTAGCCTTTGTCGAGATCCGCAGGATCCCGTGCACTGGTTAACGGATTCTGCGAGGCAGGCGGCACTCTGCACAGCATGCGCAAATGGTCACCCCTGATCGCCGTCTGTCTCGGCACCTTCCTGCTGCTCGTCGACGTCACCATCGTCGTCGTCGCGCTTCCGACCGTCGGCGACGAGTTCCGGGCCGGCTACGCCGACCTGCAGTGGGTCCTCGACGGGTACGCCCTCGCGCTCGCCGCCCTGCTGCTCGGCGCCGGCTCGCTCGCCGACCGGTACGGCCGCCGCCGCACCTACCTCGCCGGGATCGGCCTGTTCGCGTTCTCCTCACTGCTGTGCGCGATCGCCCCTAACGAGCAGGCGCTGATCGCCGCCCGCATCCTGCAGGGCGCCGGCGGCGCGGCCATGTTCGCCACGACCGCGGCCCTGCTCAACGTCACCTACCAGGGCCGCGACCGGGGCACCGCGTTCGGGATCTGGGGCGCGGTCAACGGCGCCGCCGCGGCGGCCGGGCCCCTCGCCGGTGGCCTGCTCACCGAGCACTTCGGCTGGCGCTGGATCTTCCTGGTCAACCTGCCGGTCTGCCTGGCCGCCGTCTGGTTCACGGTGCGCGGCGTGACCGAGTCCAAGGCGCCGTCCGGCGGCCGCTTCGACCTGCCCGGCACGATCAGCTTCACGGTGGCGGCGGGCGCGTGGACGTACGCGCTGATCCGCGCCGGCGAAGCCGGATGGACCGACACCCTGGCCCTCGCCGCGTTCGCTGCCGGCGCCCTCGCCTCGATCGCGTTCCTCGCCGCCGAACGCCGCTCCGATCACCCGATGCTGGACCTGGCGCTGTTCCGGCAGCCGTCGTTCGCCGTGCTGATCGTGGCCGCGTTCCTCACCCAGGCCGCCGCCTTCGGGTACCTGCCGTTCACCACGGTCTGGCTGCAGCAGGTGCTCGGCAACGGCCCGGTCGACGCCGGCCTGTACGGTGCGCTGCCGATGGCCGCCGCCTCACTGGTGGTCGGCGCCGCGGCCGGACGGCTGCTGCAGCGCGTCGCCCCGCGCTGGACCGTCGGACTCGGCCTGCTGCTGATCGCCGCCGGCGACCTGCTGCAGGCGCGCCTGGACGCGGACAGCAGCGGCGCCGCGCTGATCCCCGGCCTGATCCTGGTCGGACTCGGGGTCGGCTCGGTGCTGCCGTCGCTGTCGTCCGCGGTGCTCGGCGCGGTGCCGCGGGAGCGCAGCGGCATGGCCGGCGGGGCGCTCAACACGTTCCGGCAGCTCGGGTTCGCGCTCGGCGTCGCGGTCTTCGGCACGATCTTCGCGAACCGGGTGAGCGACGGGCACGGTCAGCCGGCGGCGTTCGCAGACGGGCTGAACGCGATGCTCACCGTGGCGGCAGTGCTCGCCGTGATCGCCGCGCTGCTGGTGCTCGCCGTCGTGCCGAGCCGCGACGCTGGAGTGGGCAGCCGCGGCCGCGACGCCCTTGAGCCGGCCGGGCGGTAGCCGACCGGGGCTCAGCGGCGAGCCAGCCGCCGGGCCCCGGAGATCCCCGCCTCGTACGGCAGGCCGTAGTGCTCGAACAGCGCCGGCTCGTCGGTGGCGGCCAGTTCCCCGTCGAGTCCGATGCTGGGCGCGTTGCCGACCAGCTTCTTGTCGTAGCGGACCCGCACGGCCTTGGGCGTGACCGTCGCGCCGGTGAGCGGAACGAAGACGAGCCGGTGCCGTCCGATGATGCCCACCCGCACGGTGGCGAACGCCGGCTCGTCATTGATCGTGTCGACGTAGACGGCTTCCAGATCGCCGATCTTGTCGCCCTCCGGGTCGATGACGTTCTCGCCGCGCCAGTCACGAAGATTCTCAGCCGGGAACATGTGGTGCTCATGCCCCGGTGGAGCCCGGCGAAACGCCGTCGCCGAGCAACTGCGCGAGCCGGGCCGCCCCGACGTTGCCGCCCGAGATGATCACACCGATCCGGGCCGGCGCCGGATTCAGCCGCCCGGCCAGCAGCGCGGCCGGCCCGGACGCGCCGCTGGGCTCCATCACCAGCTTGAGCCGGTCCACGGCGAACCGCATCGCCTCGCGCAGCTCGTCGTCGCTGACCAGCACGATCTCGTCGACCAGCCGCCGATTGATCGCGAAGGTCAGCTCGCCGGGAATCGGGGCGGCCTGCCCGTCGGCGATGGTGCGCGGCACGTCGATGCGGACCCGCTCACCGGCGGCGAGCGAGCGCCTGGTGTCGTCGCCGGCCTGCGGTTCGACGCCGATCACGCGGATGCCCGGCTGCAGGCCCTTGGCAGCGGTCGCGCTCCCGGCGATCAGCCCGCCGCCACCGACCGGCACGACCAGCGCGTCCAGGGCGCCGGTCTCCTCGAGCAGTTCCAGGGCGGCGGTGCCCTGGCCGGCGATGATGTGCGGATGATCGTACGGCGGGATCAGCGCCAGGCCCCGCTCCTCGGCCAGCCGCCGGCCGATCTCCTCGCGGTTGCCGGTGTACCGGTCGTAGGTGACGATCTCGGCGCCGTACCCGCGGACCGCGTCCAGTTTGGAGGCCGGGGTGTCGGCCGGCATCACGATCACCGCGGTGCTTCCCAGCTCCCGCGCCGACAGCGCGACCGCCTGGGCGTGGTTGCCGGACGAGTAGGCGACGATCCCCCGGGCCAGCTGCTCCGGCGCCAGCTGCTTGATGGCGTTGTACGCGCCGCGAATCTTGAAGGCGCCGACACGCTGCAGGTTCTCCGCCTTCAGGAACACCTGCGCGCCCACCCGCTCGTCGAGCGTGCGGGACCGGATCACCGGCGTGCGGTGAGCGAAACCCTCGATCCGCTCCGCGGCGTCCCGGACATCCTGCAGAGTCACCATGCGCCGATCGTACGAGCCCGCGGAAGATGGCATATCGATGGCGATCCTTGCGCTATAGCGTCGAGCCCATGGGCACTCGACAGATGAAAGTGCACCCGGGCCGCCATTTCGGCTGGTGGGCCGAGGGTCGGCGGGCGAGCGGCCGGCTGTTCATGAAGACGTGGTGGCCGGCCGAGGGCCTGGCCCGCGGCGTGGCCCGGCTGCTGAGCGGCGGAAGCCCGGTCCAGACCACCGAGCATCCCCGCAAGCGTTAGCGCCTCCCACGGGCGGAGGCGGCGTGGCTGGGGCAGCACGATCGAACCGCCCGCCTCAGGCTCGCTCGCGTGGAGCCCGGAGCGACTGCTCGCCGACGGCCCCGGA is part of the Actinoplanes sp. NBC_00393 genome and harbors:
- a CDS encoding threo-3-hydroxy-L-aspartate ammonia-lyase → MVTLQDVRDAAERIEGFAHRTPVIRSRTLDERVGAQVFLKAENLQRVGAFKIRGAYNAIKQLAPEQLARGIVAYSSGNHAQAVALSARELGSTAVIVMPADTPASKLDAVRGYGAEIVTYDRYTGNREEIGRRLAEERGLALIPPYDHPHIIAGQGTAALELLEETGALDALVVPVGGGGLIAGSATAAKGLQPGIRVIGVEPQAGDDTRRSLAAGERVRIDVPRTIADGQAAPIPGELTFAINRRLVDEIVLVSDDELREAMRFAVDRLKLVMEPSGASGPAALLAGRLNPAPARIGVIISGGNVGAARLAQLLGDGVSPGSTGA